The stretch of DNA GCCAGCTCGCCGACGTATCCGCCCAGGCGTGCGTGGCCGCCGCCCTGGAGGCGGGCGCCCTCGCCTATCTGCACGAGGACCGGGTGCCCGCGCGCCCCGGCCGGGTGCATCCGCTGGTGCCGCACGGGCTGTTCCGGGCCGCCGACGGCCATCTCGGTGGTGGCCTCGGCGGCAGCCCCCGCATGTGGGACGCGCTGCTCGCCTGGCTGCGCGAGGAGGGCGCCGAGGCCGACCTCGCCGAGCCGCGCTGGCAGGACCCGGTGGAGCGCAAGAAGCACCAGGAGCATGTCTTCGCGGTGGTGCAGGAGTTCGCGGGCCGGTGGCCGAAGGCCGAGTTCGCCGAGCTCGCCCAGTCCAGGAAGCTGCCGTGGGCGGCGGTCGACCTGCCGCACGAGCTGCCCGGCAACCCGCAGCTCGCCGCCCGTGACTTCTTCCTCCGCGCCGGGGACCGCACCGATCTGGGCTTCCCCTTCGCGTTCCCCGAAGGCCACCGGATCAAGGAGCTGGACGTCCCGGAACGGGGCGCGGACCGAACGCTTCTGCACGAGCACCGCGCGGCCCCGAAGGTGCCCGGAACGCGGGAACCCGCGCGGCCCGCCCTGCACGGCGTCCGCGTCCTGGATCTGACCTGGGTGCTCGCCGGGCCGTACTGCACCAAGGTGCTCGCCGACCACGGCGCCGATGTCATCAAGGTCGAGTCACTCGGCCGTCCCGACCCCACCCGGTTCGCGCCCTTCATGCACCTCTCGCGCGGCCCGCACACCGATCCGAACACCAACGGCTATTTCAACGAGGTCAACCGCAACAAGCGCAGCCTGGCCCTCGACACCCGCACCGAGGACGGCATCGCCGTACTCCGCGACCTCATCGCCTCCTGCGACGTCCTGGTGGAGAACTTCAGCGCCACCGTCATGACCAAACTCGGCCTGGGCTACGACACCCTGCGCGAGATCAACCCCCGGCTGGTGTACATCAGCATGTCCGGGATGGGGCACACCGGCCCGCGCAGCGGCTGGGTGTCGTACGCGGACACCGTGTCCGCCAGCTCGGGGCTCACCGGCCTGACCGGATGGGGCCCGGACGACGTGGTCGGGGTGATCTACGGCCACGGCGACATCGTGGCGGGGCTACAGGCCGCGCTCGCCACCGTCGCCGCCCTGGAACACCGCGAGGAGACCGGGCGCGGACAGCACATCGACCTGTCCCAGCTCGAGGCGATCGCCTCCCATATGGGCACCAGCCTGCTCCACCCCACCGAGCCCGCCGCGAACACCGATCCGCGGTGGAGCCCGCAGGGCGTGTACCGCTGCCTCGGCGCCGACAGCTGGCTGGCCGTCAGCGTCCGCGACGACACCGAATGGGCCGCGCTGTGCACGGTGATCGGCCGTCCCGACCTCGCCACCGACGAACGCACCCGCACGGCGGAGAGGCGCGCACACCACACCGAGCTGGTCGACGGCGCCCTCGCCGCCTGGGCCAGGACCCTGCCGGCCGACGCCACCGCCGAACTCCTCCAGGAGCACGGCATACCCGCGGGCCCGGTGCGGGACGGCCGCGACCTCGTGGAGCACGATCCGCAACTGCGGGCCAGGGGCTTCTACGTCCGCGCGGAACACCCGGTGGCGGGGGCCTTCCTGCACGAGGGGCCGCCCGTCCGGCTCACCCGCACACCCGGTCGCATCGTCAAGGCGGCACCCGTGCTCGGCGCCGACACCGACGATGTGCTGCGCGAGGTCGCGGGGCTGTCGCCGGAGCGGATCCGCGCACTGCGCGAGCGCGAGGTGCTGCGGTGACCACCCTGACGATTCCCGGGTTGCTCCGGACCGCGGCCCGGGACCACGGGGACCGGCCCTTCCTGCGGATCGGGACCACGGTCCGCAGCTACCGCGAGACGCGGGAGGCCGCCGCCACCATGGCGGGGGCCCTCGCGGTCCAGGGCTGCCGCCCGGGCGAGCGCATCGCGGCGATGACGGGCAACCGGATCGAACTCGTGGACCTGTTCCTCGGCGCCGCCTGGCTCGGCGCCGAGCTCGTCCCCCTGAACACAGGGCTGCGCGGCGGCGGGCTGCGACACGTCCTGGACCAGGCCCGCCCCGCGCATCTGCTCGCGGAGGACGAGACGGCCGAGCGCGTGCGGGCGGCCGGGTACCGGGGGACGCTGTGGCGCGCGGGTGCGGACGGCACACCACGGCCGGGCGGCGGCCCGGCCTTCCCGGCGGCGCCCGTCCGCCCGGAGGACACCGCGTGTGTCCTGTTCACCTCCGGGACCACCGGCACCTCTCGCGGGGTGCGCTGCCCCCACGCCCAGTTCGTCTGGTGGGGGCGCAACGTCTCCGACGCGCTGCGCCTCACCGCGGACGACGTCCTCCACACCTGCCTCCCGATGTTCCACACCAACGCCCTGAACGCGCTGGCGCAGGCGATGACCGTGGGGGCGTCGATCACCCTGGCGCCCCGCTTCTCGGCCTCCCGGTACTGGACCGAGGCGGCCGCGGCCGGGGCGACCGTGGTCTATCTGCTGGGCGCCATGGTGCCGATGCTGCTGGCCCAGCCCCCGGGCCCGCACGACCGTGCGCACCGGGCCGTCCGCGGACTCTCCCCGGCGACACCGGCCCATGCCTGGGGGCCGTTCCGCGAGCGGTTCGGCGTCACGCTGGTCGACGGATTCGGCTCCACCGAGACCAACCTGGTCATCGGCACGACCGCCGAGGAGCAGCGGCCCGGCTACATGGGCACCCTGCGCGCGGGTTTCGACGCCCGTGTCGTGGACGAACTGCTCACGCCCGTCCCCGACGGCACCCCGGGCGAGCTGGTCGTGCGCAGCCACCGGCCGTACGCCTTCGCCACCGGCTATCTGGGCGAGCCGGCGGAGCCGGTGGACGCGTGGCGGCACACGGGGGACCGGGTGGTCCGCGAACCAGACGGCTGGTTCCGGTTCGTGGACCGCATCAAGGACGTGATCCGCCGCCGGGGGGAGAACATCTCCTCGTGCGAGGTCGAGACGGTCGTCCGTGGCCATCCCGAGGTGGCCGACGCCGCCGTCTTCCCCGTGCCGTCCGAGCTGGCGGAGGACGAGGTCATGGTCGCCGTGGTGCCCCGCGCCGGCGGCACGCTCGACCTGGCCGATGTGATCCGCCACTGCGAGCGCGAGCTGCCCCCGTTCGCCGTCCCCCGTTATGTGGACATCCTGCGCCAACTGCCGCTCACCGAGACCGGCAAGGTCCGCAAGGCGGCGCTGCGCAGACGGGGTGTCACCGGGACGACGTGGGACCGGGCCACCGCCGATGCCGGTCCACCCACGCGCTGACGACGTCGGCGAACTCCCCGGGCAGCTGCTCGGGCGCCGGTACATGGCCGCCGGACAGGACCGCGGTCTCGCAGCCGAGCGCCGCCGCGAACCTCTCCAGCGCGGGCAGCGAGTAGTGGTCCTCCGGCGCGCACACGGCGAGTACGGGGGCGGTGATGTGCGCCAGCCGCTCCTCCATCCGGTACCGGTACACCGCCTCGTGCCCCTCCTCCACCCGGTCCAGTACGGTCAGCGCGTCGATCACATAGCGGTGCAGCGCGGCCTCCTCGCCCGCCCGGTAGAAGGCGCGACGCCGATTCCACACCTCCACCAGATGCGAGCCGTCCGGCCTGGGGTCGACGTGGTCGACCGGCGGGCGCGCGGGAGCCGCCGCGCGCTTGGCCTCGTCCACGAAGGCCGTGGCCGAGAGCAGCAGACTGCTGACGCGGTCGCCCGACCGGGCGGCCACCTCCACGGCCACCACACCGCCCGTGTGATGGCCCACCAGGTGGAAGGTGTCCAGCCCGAGCGCGTCGGCCAGCGCCGCCACCCCGTCGGCGAACCGCTCGATCGAGTGCGGCCCCTCGGGCTTGGCCGAGGCGCCGAACCCCACGGTGTCCATGGCGATCGCCCGGTGCGCCCGGCCCACCAGGGGCAGCACATCGGCGTACTCGGTCCAGGAACGTGGCGTCTGATGCAGCAGGAGCACCGGCTCGCCGGACCCGCACTCCGCGTAGTGCAACTGCCCGAAGTGGCTGGGCGCATAGCCCCGCCGCACCGTGTCCGCCATCGCTGTGCCCCGCCTTCCGGTTGACGCGAACCGCCCGCCCACTCTGGTCGCCACCGAGCGGGCGGGGCCAGGAGGACGTTCCGCTGTCCGGACCCCGGACGGCCACAGCATCCGTCGGGCCGCCTACTTCGCCGTGGCGGCGAGCAGATCGGCGGAAGCCGGCTGCGGTTCGAGAGGCGCCCCGAAGGGGCGCGGGGCTGTGTCGACATGCGGCTCCGCCGCGGCTGTGCCGATGTGCGGCTCCGCCGCGGCTGTGTCGATATGCGGCTCCGCCGCATGGGTCACCAGCCACGACGGCGCCGCGGACACCCCATAACGCATCGTGGCACTTCCCAGCGGAGCGCTTCAGCGGCGCCGCGCCCGGCGCCCCGACCGGCCCGTGGCCCGCGCGGGCGTCCCGGACTCCCGCCAGCCACCCGGGACCTCGGCCATGACGAGGCCGAGGACCAGCCAGAAGAGCATGGCGATCCGGTCCAAGTTGGCCGGGTGGTCCACCGTGGCCGCGAGGAAGAACCCCGTCAGGGCGGCGAGCCCGACAACACCGGCCACGGACTTCTCCCGCGCGGCGCGGACCGCCGAGGCCACGGCGATCACCGTCACCAGCAGGATGCCGAGCAGACCGGCCACGCCCGCTTCGGCCAGCCAGTTCAGCCACATGTTGTGCGCGTGGACGAAGGTCCTGCCGCCCGGTACGGCCGCGGAGACGGCGTCGCCGGCCCGGCCGAGACCGACCCCGAGCGGATGGTCCACGGCCAGGTCCACGGCCGCCTTCCACGCCTGGCCCCGGACCCCGAGCGCGTCACCCGCCCGCGACACCACCCACAGCGCCACCGTCACCGCCGCCAGCCCGGCCAGCCCCACGGTCGTCAGCGTCCGCACCCCCCACCGGCCGAGGCGGGGGGCGAGCCAGTACGCGCCACCGAGCACCAGCAGACCCGCCGCGGCCGCGACGCAGCCCGCCCGGGAGAAGGTGGTCAGCACCGCGCCGTACGCGAGGAGGCCCACGGTCACGACCGCGACCCGGGCCGTGCGCTCGGCGACCGTCACCGCCATCAGCAGGGCGATCGGGGTGAGCAGCACCAGGAACGCGGCGAGCAGGTTGGGGTTGGC from Streptomyces asiaticus encodes:
- a CDS encoding CaiB/BaiF CoA-transferase family protein, producing MSNPAVRVVELSSPFTRFAGRLLVGLGHEVVLVEPEEGDPTRRELNGDAFVHWHAGKRSVTPASPEELRRLVAGADVLLDGTPDGAPEAVAGLGHLVHVRVTPFGTVGPRGHWQGTDLVVAALGGMLAQVGDPDGPPLRLPENQAEQLAGVHAAIAALLGLRARRTGPGQLADVSAQACVAAALEAGALAYLHEDRVPARPGRVHPLVPHGLFRAADGHLGGGLGGSPRMWDALLAWLREEGAEADLAEPRWQDPVERKKHQEHVFAVVQEFAGRWPKAEFAELAQSRKLPWAAVDLPHELPGNPQLAARDFFLRAGDRTDLGFPFAFPEGHRIKELDVPERGADRTLLHEHRAAPKVPGTREPARPALHGVRVLDLTWVLAGPYCTKVLADHGADVIKVESLGRPDPTRFAPFMHLSRGPHTDPNTNGYFNEVNRNKRSLALDTRTEDGIAVLRDLIASCDVLVENFSATVMTKLGLGYDTLREINPRLVYISMSGMGHTGPRSGWVSYADTVSASSGLTGLTGWGPDDVVGVIYGHGDIVAGLQAALATVAALEHREETGRGQHIDLSQLEAIASHMGTSLLHPTEPAANTDPRWSPQGVYRCLGADSWLAVSVRDDTEWAALCTVIGRPDLATDERTRTAERRAHHTELVDGALAAWARTLPADATAELLQEHGIPAGPVRDGRDLVEHDPQLRARGFYVRAEHPVAGAFLHEGPPVRLTRTPGRIVKAAPVLGADTDDVLREVAGLSPERIRALREREVLR
- a CDS encoding AMP-binding protein; this translates as MTTLTIPGLLRTAARDHGDRPFLRIGTTVRSYRETREAAATMAGALAVQGCRPGERIAAMTGNRIELVDLFLGAAWLGAELVPLNTGLRGGGLRHVLDQARPAHLLAEDETAERVRAAGYRGTLWRAGADGTPRPGGGPAFPAAPVRPEDTACVLFTSGTTGTSRGVRCPHAQFVWWGRNVSDALRLTADDVLHTCLPMFHTNALNALAQAMTVGASITLAPRFSASRYWTEAAAAGATVVYLLGAMVPMLLAQPPGPHDRAHRAVRGLSPATPAHAWGPFRERFGVTLVDGFGSTETNLVIGTTAEEQRPGYMGTLRAGFDARVVDELLTPVPDGTPGELVVRSHRPYAFATGYLGEPAEPVDAWRHTGDRVVREPDGWFRFVDRIKDVIRRRGENISSCEVETVVRGHPEVADAAVFPVPSELAEDEVMVAVVPRAGGTLDLADVIRHCERELPPFAVPRYVDILRQLPLTETGKVRKAALRRRGVTGTTWDRATADAGPPTR
- a CDS encoding alpha/beta fold hydrolase, translated to MADTVRRGYAPSHFGQLHYAECGSGEPVLLLHQTPRSWTEYADVLPLVGRAHRAIAMDTVGFGASAKPEGPHSIERFADGVAALADALGLDTFHLVGHHTGGVVAVEVAARSGDRVSSLLLSATAFVDEAKRAAAPARPPVDHVDPRPDGSHLVEVWNRRRAFYRAGEEAALHRYVIDALTVLDRVEEGHEAVYRYRMEERLAHITAPVLAVCAPEDHYSLPALERFAAALGCETAVLSGGHVPAPEQLPGEFADVVSAWVDRHRRWPGPTSSR
- a CDS encoding O-antigen ligase family protein, which codes for MAPVRAIVQAVPLVATAIVMLDSATDFFPDAPLVGVITPVRLAVLAGLIATVVTAPRLATFRTRLDLAIALLLLSAVATTYVGGHPDAPLRALLTALATFYLLVGVRRSQPESWRAVALLALVCVAAAATSAFAQVTNEVPTGFCRTGLFTDVDCDSGGAGSMIRATGTFANPNLLAAFLVLLTPIALLMAVTVAERTARVAVVTVGLLAYGAVLTTFSRAGCVAAAAGLLVLGGAYWLAPRLGRWGVRTLTTVGLAGLAAVTVALWVVSRAGDALGVRGQAWKAAVDLAVDHPLGVGLGRAGDAVSAAVPGGRTFVHAHNMWLNWLAEAGVAGLLGILLVTVIAVASAVRAAREKSVAGVVGLAALTGFFLAATVDHPANLDRIAMLFWLVLGLVMAEVPGGWRESGTPARATGRSGRRARRR